One Proteinivorax tanatarense DNA segment encodes these proteins:
- the secA gene encoding preprotein translocase subunit SecA yields the protein MLKFINKILGNYNEKEVKRLMKKVANVNSLEEDIAKLGDDQLSAKTGEFKERLESGENLDDLLPEAFAVVREASKRVTGMRHFDVQILGGIVLHQGRIAEMKTGEGKTLVATLPAYLNGLTGKGVHVITVNDYLATRDSQWMGEIFKFLGLSVGLIVHGKDPAARKEAYNCDITYGTNNEFGFDYLRDNMAIYKEKLVQRELNYAILDEVDSILIDEARTPLIISGQVEEDTSQYYRFARLVPRLKADEHYSIDEESKSVTLTEEGVKEAEKQLNIENLFDSKHMETSHHLNQALKAYVMMKRDKDYIVKDNQVVIVDEFTGRLMHGRRYGNGLHQAIEAKENVKIENESQTLASITYQNYFRMYDKLSGMTGTALTEEDEFRKIYGLDVVAIPTNEPMIRKDLPDVVYRSETGKINAVVDRIVECHKEGQPVLVGTISIEKSEEISSYLKKKGVTHKVLNAKHHEQEAEIIADAGQRGAVTIATNMAGRGTDIVLGDGVRDLGGLSIVGTERHESRRIDNQLRGRAGRQGDPGVSQFYISMEDDLMRLFGSEKMMSMVDKLGMDDSTPIEHGFLSKAIENAQKRVEGKNFNIRKNVLEFDDVMNQQRKIIYKQRRQVLMGAELKEEIKKMIQKVIERALDTYASDEALVDDYDLKTLHDYAHSTFLLPGNVSLEELEGLHRDEIRELMLKQAEENYRKREEQLGDFMEELERVVVLRTVDRKWMNHIDDMDDLRQGIGLRAFGQKDPLREYKFEAFNMFEAMVEGIQEEVARLIYRVEVSQQPTRKSVAVADASPQISTPSLLGGKSQGGTQGPAKSTKVGRNKPCPCGSGKKYKRCCGS from the coding sequence ATGTTAAAATTTATTAATAAAATATTGGGAAATTACAACGAAAAAGAAGTTAAACGACTAATGAAAAAGGTAGCTAATGTCAACAGTTTAGAAGAAGATATTGCAAAGCTAGGTGATGATCAGCTTAGCGCTAAGACCGGAGAATTTAAAGAACGCCTTGAAAGTGGAGAAAACTTAGATGATTTATTGCCTGAGGCATTTGCCGTTGTTCGTGAAGCATCTAAGAGGGTTACTGGAATGCGTCACTTTGATGTGCAGATTCTTGGGGGAATTGTGCTTCATCAAGGGCGAATAGCAGAGATGAAAACCGGTGAAGGTAAAACATTGGTGGCTACGCTTCCAGCTTACTTAAATGGTTTAACTGGTAAAGGAGTACACGTTATCACTGTTAACGATTACTTGGCTACCAGAGATAGCCAGTGGATGGGTGAGATTTTTAAATTTTTAGGTTTAAGTGTAGGTCTAATCGTTCATGGAAAAGATCCTGCTGCAAGAAAAGAAGCATATAACTGTGATATAACCTACGGTACTAATAATGAATTCGGTTTTGATTATCTTCGGGATAATATGGCTATTTATAAAGAAAAACTGGTCCAACGTGAATTAAATTATGCTATTTTAGATGAAGTGGACAGTATTCTTATAGATGAAGCACGTACACCCTTGATAATATCGGGTCAGGTAGAGGAAGATACAAGCCAATATTATAGGTTTGCTAGGCTGGTTCCCCGTTTGAAAGCTGATGAACATTATTCTATAGATGAAGAAAGCAAAAGTGTTACTTTAACGGAAGAAGGTGTTAAGGAAGCGGAAAAACAGCTTAACATCGAAAACTTATTTGATTCGAAACACATGGAAACATCTCATCACTTAAACCAGGCTCTTAAAGCCTACGTTATGATGAAGAGGGATAAGGACTATATTGTAAAAGATAATCAAGTTGTCATCGTAGATGAATTTACCGGGCGCTTAATGCACGGACGTAGATATGGAAACGGTCTTCATCAAGCTATTGAGGCTAAGGAGAATGTAAAAATAGAAAATGAAAGCCAAACATTGGCTTCTATTACCTATCAGAATTATTTTAGAATGTATGATAAACTTTCAGGAATGACCGGTACCGCTCTTACTGAGGAAGATGAGTTTAGGAAAATATATGGCTTAGATGTTGTAGCTATACCTACCAATGAACCTATGATTAGGAAAGACTTGCCTGATGTTGTATATCGGTCTGAAACAGGTAAAATTAACGCTGTTGTAGATAGAATAGTTGAGTGCCACAAAGAAGGGCAGCCTGTGCTAGTAGGGACTATAAGTATCGAGAAATCAGAGGAAATAAGTTCTTATTTAAAGAAAAAAGGGGTCACCCATAAGGTTCTGAACGCAAAGCACCACGAACAGGAGGCAGAAATTATTGCTGATGCCGGCCAGAGGGGAGCGGTAACTATTGCAACCAATATGGCGGGAAGAGGTACAGACATTGTTTTAGGTGATGGTGTAAGAGATTTGGGAGGACTTTCTATAGTTGGAACAGAACGTCATGAAAGTCGTCGTATTGACAATCAGCTTCGTGGTAGAGCTGGACGTCAAGGTGATCCTGGGGTGTCACAGTTTTATATATCGATGGAAGACGATTTAATGCGCTTGTTTGGTTCGGAAAAGATGATGTCAATGGTTGACAAGTTAGGGATGGATGATTCTACACCTATTGAACATGGATTTTTGTCAAAGGCTATTGAAAATGCTCAAAAAAGAGTTGAAGGTAAGAACTTTAACATAAGAAAAAATGTTCTAGAGTTTGATGATGTAATGAATCAGCAACGAAAGATTATTTACAAACAAAGAAGACAGGTCCTAATGGGGGCAGAGCTTAAAGAAGAAATCAAGAAAATGATCCAAAAGGTCATTGAAAGGGCGCTAGACACCTATGCTAGTGATGAGGCACTAGTGGATGACTATGATCTTAAAACACTCCATGACTACGCTCACAGCACATTCCTTTTGCCTGGGAACGTTTCTTTAGAGGAACTAGAGGGGCTTCATCGAGACGAGATTAGAGAACTTATGTTAAAACAAGCAGAGGAAAATTACAGAAAAAGAGAAGAGCAGCTAGGGGATTTTATGGAGGAACTAGAACGGGTTGTTGTTCTAAGAACTGTTGATAGAAAATGGATGAATCACATTGATGATATGGATGACTTAAGGCAAGGTATTGGACTTAGGGCCTTTGGTCAAAAAGATCCTTTAAGGGAATATAAGTTTGAAGCTTTTAATATGTTTGAAGCAATGGTTGAAGGAATTCAAGAAGAAGTAGCAAGATTGATTTATAGAGTGGAGGTTTCACAGCAACCTACTAGGAAGTCAGTAGCTGTTGCAGATGCTAGTCCTCAAATTTCTACTCCGTCCTTGTTAGGCGGCAAGTCTCAGGGAGGCACCCAAGGGCCTGCTAAAAGCACCAAAGTGGGAAGAAATAAACCGTGTCCGTGTGGGAGCGGGAAAAAATACAAACGTTGCTGTGGAAGTTAA
- the prfB gene encoding peptide chain release factor 2 (programmed frameshift) has product MLKNIELKNFVQEIDDRLTELSELLDVADKKQKIEQLERQMTEPKFWDDNEKAQGVISETKELKDVVDSFNQINDENRDCKDIIELLDLEDDHQMQQELESTVSKLQKKLEKLEMAQLLSDEYDENNAIISLHPGAGGLESQDWAEMLYRMYQRWIDKQGFKTEVWDYLSDDEGGIKSVTLSVQGKNAYGLLKGEKGVHRLVRLSPFDSSGRRHTSFASVDVIPEMKEGIDIEISSDEIKMDTYRASGAGGQHINKTDSAVRLTHLPTGIVVQCQNERSQHTNKAAAMKILAAKLAEKERLEQREKLEEIRGDQQEIAWGSQIRSYVFHPYSLVKDHRTSVEVGNAQRVLDGYLDQFIYEYLRQRVNV; this is encoded by the exons ATTTTGAAAAATATTGAACTTAAAAATTTTGTTCAAGAAATTGATGATAGGTTAACTGAACTGAGTGAGTTACTT GATGTAGCTGATAAAAAGCAAAAAATTGAACAGCTTGAAAGGCAAATGACTGAGCCTAAGTTTTGGGATGACAATGAAAAGGCCCAAGGTGTTATAAGTGAAACAAAAGAGCTAAAGGATGTAGTTGATAGCTTTAACCAAATAAATGATGAAAATAGAGACTGTAAAGATATTATAGAGTTATTGGATCTGGAAGATGATCATCAAATGCAACAAGAATTGGAAAGTACAGTCTCTAAATTGCAAAAGAAGTTAGAAAAACTGGAAATGGCTCAGCTACTATCTGATGAATACGATGAAAACAATGCTATTATTTCATTGCACCCCGGAGCCGGTGGTTTAGAATCACAAGATTGGGCGGAAATGTTATATAGAATGTATCAAAGGTGGATTGACAAACAAGGTTTTAAAACAGAAGTGTGGGACTATCTGTCCGATGATGAAGGCGGAATAAAGAGTGTTACCTTGTCGGTACAGGGTAAAAATGCGTATGGGCTTTTAAAAGGAGAGAAAGGGGTACACAGGTTAGTGCGGTTGTCCCCATTTGATTCATCGGGAAGAAGACATACTTCTTTTGCCTCTGTGGACGTAATACCTGAAATGAAAGAGGGGATAGACATAGAGATATCCAGCGATGAAATCAAAATGGACACATACAGAGCTAGCGGAGCGGGAGGTCAGCACATAAATAAAACTGATTCCGCAGTGCGTTTAACTCATCTTCCCACAGGAATTGTGGTTCAATGCCAAAATGAAAGATCGCAGCACACTAATAAGGCAGCAGCCATGAAAATTCTAGCGGCAAAACTTGCTGAAAAAGAGCGCTTAGAGCAACGAGAAAAGTTAGAAGAAATTCGCGGCGATCAACAAGAGATAGCTTGGGGAAGCCAAATAAGGTCATATGTATTTCATCCATATAGTTTGGTAAAGGATCATCGTACCTCTGTAGAAGTGGGCAATGCACAAAGGGTGTTAGACGGGTATTTAGATCAGTTTATCTACGAATATCTGAGGCAGAGGGTAAATGTTTAG
- a CDS encoding YitT family protein, producing the protein MRTVKEYAIIVLGCLITAISLNALLIPNQIAAGGVSGFATVLFYLVNVPVSLTLVLVNIPLFITGLIYLGKKFGLRTLVGTAVLALMVELTTNMTTWTQDPLLAALYGGVLSGLGLGLVFRQRGTTGGTDLAAQLLHKFTGLTVGQGLLGIDFLVIALAAIAFGPELAMYGLIALLATSKVIDLVQQGMRYSKVAFIISEYPEQVSQGIMYKLQRGVTTLSGKGAYTGKNKDIIFCVVNQMEVSRVKDLVYDIDEHAFVIVTDSQDVLGEGFGKMIKD; encoded by the coding sequence ATGAGAACAGTAAAAGAATATGCTATAATAGTTTTAGGTTGTTTAATTACAGCCATTAGTTTGAATGCACTACTAATTCCCAATCAAATTGCTGCTGGTGGAGTCAGTGGTTTTGCTACGGTTTTGTTTTATTTAGTTAATGTGCCAGTAAGTTTGACATTGGTGCTTGTAAATATACCACTGTTTATTACAGGACTTATTTATTTAGGTAAAAAATTTGGGTTAAGAACTCTTGTAGGAACAGCTGTACTAGCTCTTATGGTTGAATTAACAACTAACATGACTACTTGGACCCAGGACCCTTTGCTAGCGGCACTATATGGTGGAGTTTTATCTGGCTTAGGTCTAGGATTGGTTTTTAGACAAAGAGGGACTACAGGAGGAACAGACTTGGCAGCTCAACTTCTTCATAAATTTACTGGTCTTACAGTAGGCCAAGGTCTATTAGGGATTGACTTTTTAGTTATAGCTTTAGCTGCTATAGCTTTTGGGCCGGAGTTAGCTATGTACGGACTAATAGCTTTACTTGCAACTAGCAAGGTTATCGACTTAGTGCAACAAGGGATGCGCTATTCAAAAGTTGCTTTTATCATATCGGAGTATCCCGAGCAGGTATCTCAAGGTATAATGTATAAACTTCAGCGAGGGGTAACTACTTTGTCTGGTAAAGGTGCGTACACGGGTAAAAACAAGGATATAATATTTTGTGTAGTAAACCAAATGGAAGTCTCAAGGGTTAAAGATTTGGTTTATGATATAGATGAACATGCGTTTGTAATAGTTACTGATAGTCAAGATGTTTTAGGCGAAGGTTTTGGAAAAATGATAAAAGATTAA
- a CDS encoding transketolase, whose translation MKYENSENLTQMTEAAKSIRRHIVNMVTDAKSGHPGGSLSAVEIMTALYFQTMDVDVDNPQKELRDRFVLSKGHATPVLYGTLAEKGYFPKEELTTFRKINTLLQGHPDMKEIPGVDMSSGSLGQGLSVANGMALAQKLDNTGKRVYTLLGDGEVQEGQIWEAAMTAAHYKLGNLVAFLDFNGLQIDGDINNVMSPSPLKEKWEAFNWHVQEIDGHCFEEIFDAIEKANKITEKPSIIIAKTVKGKGISFMENNAGWHGSAPSEEQRQQALKELE comes from the coding sequence ATGAAGTATGAAAATAGTGAAAATCTAACTCAAATGACGGAAGCTGCTAAGTCTATCCGTCGTCATATTGTCAACATGGTTACTGATGCCAAGTCAGGGCATCCCGGTGGATCTCTTTCAGCGGTGGAAATTATGACTGCGTTGTACTTTCAAACTATGGATGTAGATGTTGATAACCCTCAAAAAGAACTAAGGGATAGATTTGTTCTTAGTAAGGGTCATGCAACCCCGGTGTTGTATGGAACATTGGCAGAAAAAGGTTACTTTCCCAAAGAGGAGCTTACTACGTTTAGAAAAATTAACACCTTACTGCAAGGCCATCCTGATATGAAGGAAATACCAGGTGTAGACATGTCCTCTGGCTCTTTAGGGCAAGGGCTTTCTGTAGCAAATGGTATGGCTTTAGCACAAAAATTAGATAATACTGGTAAAAGAGTTTATACTTTGCTAGGTGATGGTGAGGTTCAAGAAGGTCAGATTTGGGAGGCTGCTATGACTGCAGCCCACTATAAGTTAGGTAATCTAGTTGCGTTTTTAGATTTTAACGGTCTTCAAATTGATGGAGATATAAACAATGTAATGTCACCCTCTCCTTTAAAAGAAAAGTGGGAAGCTTTTAACTGGCATGTACAAGAAATTGATGGCCATTGTTTTGAAGAAATTTTTGACGCTATAGAAAAAGCTAATAAAATAACAGAGAAACCTTCGATAATTATTGCTAAAACAGTTAAAGGTAAAGGGATTTCGTTTATGGAAAACAATGCTGGGTGGCATGGTAGTGCACCTAGTGAAGAGCAAAGACAACAAGCTTTAAAAGAATTAGAATAA
- a CDS encoding transketolase family protein, with amino-acid sequence MKEMATREAYGNALVELGEKNKDIVVLDADLSKSTKTAGFGERYPDRFFNIGIAEADLVGTAAGLAAAGKIPFASTFAIFATGRAYDQVRNSVCYPRLNVKLAATHAGITVGEDGATHQALEDIALMRAIPNMTVVVPADGIEAKQAIEVAAEYDGPMYIRLGRSKVPVLNEDSYKFELGKGVVLKEGNDVTIIATGIMVGEALKAAKELKADGVDAEVINIHTIKPLDKELLISSATKTKAVVTAEEHNVMGGLGSAVSEVLSQNQATPMEMVGVNDTFGESGTPQSLLEKYGLTADVISDKVRKVIKKK; translated from the coding sequence ATTAAAGAAATGGCTACTAGAGAAGCTTATGGAAATGCTTTAGTTGAACTAGGAGAGAAAAACAAGGATATTGTGGTATTAGATGCTGATTTATCCAAATCAACTAAAACAGCTGGCTTTGGAGAAAGATATCCAGATAGATTTTTTAATATAGGCATTGCAGAAGCAGACCTTGTGGGAACAGCTGCTGGATTAGCTGCTGCAGGTAAAATACCTTTTGCATCTACCTTTGCAATTTTTGCAACGGGCAGAGCTTATGATCAAGTTAGAAACTCTGTATGTTATCCTAGACTTAATGTAAAACTTGCAGCCACCCATGCGGGAATCACTGTTGGGGAAGATGGTGCTACTCATCAAGCTTTGGAGGACATTGCTTTAATGAGGGCTATACCCAACATGACTGTTGTGGTTCCAGCTGATGGTATTGAGGCTAAGCAGGCTATCGAGGTAGCTGCTGAATATGATGGACCTATGTATATAAGGTTAGGGAGGTCTAAGGTTCCCGTTCTTAATGAAGATAGTTATAAATTTGAATTGGGAAAAGGAGTTGTACTTAAAGAGGGAAATGATGTTACTATTATTGCTACTGGTATAATGGTAGGCGAAGCATTAAAAGCAGCTAAAGAATTAAAAGCTGATGGGGTCGATGCTGAAGTGATAAATATTCACACTATAAAGCCTTTAGACAAAGAGTTGCTTATTAGTTCCGCTACGAAAACCAAAGCGGTAGTTACCGCTGAAGAACATAATGTTATGGGTGGTTTAGGTTCTGCTGTAAGCGAAGTTCTAAGTCAGAACCAAGCTACTCCAATGGAGATGGTTGGAGTTAATGACACATTTGGAGAGTCTGGAACTCCCCAGAGTTTGTTAGAAAAGTACGGACTAACCGCTGATGTTATTTCCGACAAAGTTCGTAAGGTTATAAAGAAAAAGTAA
- the ftsE gene encoding cell division ATP-binding protein FtsE gives MLIFQNVEIRYKSGNVAVSNINFKVDKGEFIYIVGPSGAGKSSLLKAIFKEVEPSKGEIFLLDKNITRVKRRQIPYLRRQVGVVFQDFRLLEEKNVYENVAFALRVIGASRKEIKTKVVDVLETVGLSKKLKRYPNQLSGGEQQRVALARALVNKPELIVCDEPTGNLDPNTSDEIMEILNKINLRGTTVIMATHAKEIVNKYKKRVIAVQDGSIVRDDIEGGYSDVL, from the coding sequence ATGCTAATTTTTCAGAATGTAGAGATTCGTTATAAATCTGGTAACGTTGCTGTCTCCAACATTAACTTTAAGGTTGATAAAGGAGAGTTTATATACATAGTAGGGCCTAGCGGTGCTGGTAAATCATCCCTACTAAAAGCGATTTTTAAGGAAGTAGAACCATCAAAAGGTGAGATATTTTTGTTAGATAAAAATATAACCCGAGTTAAAAGAAGGCAAATACCTTACTTGAGGCGTCAAGTTGGGGTTGTGTTTCAAGATTTTCGTCTTTTAGAAGAAAAAAATGTCTATGAAAACGTAGCATTTGCTTTAAGGGTTATTGGAGCAAGTAGGAAAGAAATAAAAACAAAAGTTGTAGATGTTCTTGAAACTGTGGGTTTAAGTAAAAAGTTAAAACGATACCCAAATCAACTTTCTGGTGGTGAACAACAGAGGGTAGCTTTGGCACGAGCTCTTGTCAACAAACCGGAGTTAATAGTTTGCGATGAGCCTACAGGTAACTTAGACCCTAATACCTCTGATGAAATTATGGAGATTTTAAACAAAATAAACTTAAGAGGAACTACAGTTATTATGGCTACACATGCTAAGGAAATTGTTAACAAGTATAAAAAAAGAGTTATCGCTGTACAAGATGGCAGTATTGTAAGAGATGACATAGAGGGAGGGTATAGCGATGTTCTTTAA
- the ftsX gene encoding permease-like cell division protein FtsX → MFFKNIGYFFLQGLKGIGKNMWMTMASAGVTFITLFVLGVFMIVNSNLQVVMDDIRNQAEIIAYVEDFEQEQEHEVVGSIERELARITETKEYEYVSKDDALERLEDMLGEYADITAGMDERNPLPASFEVSVEDPESIPEVANRLERIQYIESVDYGQEVLEQLLSITEMIQWIGLGLMVILMVMALFLIANTIKLTVYARRKEINIMKYVGATNWFIRWPFVIEGFLLSLIGTLLALLAIYFGYDYALVLLYESLPPETIQFSFVELSEIMEYLVKNLLVIGVGIGVIGSSLSLRKFLNV, encoded by the coding sequence ATGTTCTTTAAGAATATAGGATATTTTTTCCTTCAAGGATTAAAAGGTATTGGAAAAAACATGTGGATGACTATGGCTTCTGCCGGCGTAACTTTTATTACGTTATTTGTGTTGGGCGTCTTTATGATAGTAAATTCAAATTTGCAAGTGGTTATGGACGATATAAGAAATCAAGCTGAAATTATAGCTTATGTTGAAGATTTTGAACAAGAACAGGAACATGAAGTTGTAGGAAGTATTGAAAGAGAGTTAGCTAGAATTACCGAGACTAAGGAATATGAATATGTGTCTAAAGATGATGCTTTAGAGAGATTGGAAGATATGTTGGGAGAATATGCCGATATTACCGCTGGAATGGATGAAAGAAATCCATTGCCTGCTAGCTTTGAAGTGAGTGTTGAAGATCCAGAATCAATTCCTGAGGTGGCTAATAGACTTGAAAGGATACAATACATTGAGTCGGTGGACTATGGACAAGAGGTACTTGAACAACTGTTAAGTATAACTGAAATGATACAATGGATTGGTCTTGGGCTTATGGTTATATTGATGGTAATGGCGCTGTTTTTAATTGCTAATACTATAAAGTTAACAGTTTATGCACGTAGAAAAGAAATCAACATTATGAAGTACGTTGGAGCGACAAACTGGTTTATAAGATGGCCATTTGTGATAGAAGGATTTCTTCTTAGTTTGATAGGAACATTGTTGGCTTTATTGGCAATATACTTTGGTTATGACTATGCCTTAGTGTTATTGTACGAAAGTCTGCCACCTGAAACTATTCAGTTCAGCTTTGTGGAACTTTCAGAAATAATGGAGTATTTGGTTAAAAATTTATTGGTTATTGGTGTGGGAATTGGAGTAATAGGAAGCTCTTTATCGTTGAGGAAATTCCTTAACGTATAA
- a CDS encoding murein hydrolase activator EnvC family protein codes for MSKSFRVFVALVVAISLTIPLLTPAFANEIEEKEQELNDIEEGIERRRSETNQLERDIAEISDKISKLDGQLKQQRDRINKLNSDIQNTEAKIKETDIEIAETEEFLEETTEHLETRLVTMYQQGSVGYLEVLLNAASFSDFLSRFNALRTIAEDDRRLVEEIKEARDFLEVERQKQVERKESLVSMRAEAQAVEQRLQANRREQDSLSAKLHEKKSFTQARIAQKEQAAKDVEKKIERLIRENQQQNVVNATGQFIWPVPGYGFDWVTSPYGYRNHPISGGQRLHTGIDIGIPRARWAGSPGFNGNPVDIVAADGGVVVHAGGNRSVGYGLYVIIDHGGGKSTLYAHMHNISVNVGQEVSQGQSIGHVGSTGASTGPHLHYEIRINGQHTNPMNYY; via the coding sequence TTGAGTAAAAGTTTTAGAGTTTTTGTTGCTTTAGTTGTGGCTATATCTCTTACTATTCCTTTGTTAACACCGGCTTTTGCCAATGAAATAGAGGAAAAAGAACAGGAGTTAAATGATATTGAAGAAGGTATAGAAAGACGAAGGTCTGAGACAAACCAATTGGAGAGGGATATAGCTGAAATCTCTGACAAAATAAGTAAGTTGGATGGTCAACTTAAGCAGCAAAGAGATAGAATTAATAAATTAAATTCTGACATTCAAAATACTGAAGCTAAAATAAAAGAGACAGATATTGAGATTGCCGAAACTGAGGAGTTTTTAGAGGAAACTACGGAACACCTAGAAACAAGGTTGGTAACCATGTATCAACAAGGTTCTGTAGGGTACTTAGAGGTTTTACTAAATGCAGCTAGTTTTTCTGATTTTTTGTCTCGCTTTAACGCTTTAAGAACAATAGCAGAAGATGATAGAAGGCTGGTAGAGGAAATTAAAGAAGCGAGAGATTTTCTTGAAGTTGAGAGGCAAAAACAGGTAGAGAGAAAAGAAAGTTTAGTTTCTATGCGCGCTGAAGCACAGGCTGTAGAACAGCGGTTGCAAGCTAATAGAAGAGAACAGGATTCTTTGTCTGCTAAGCTTCATGAAAAGAAAAGTTTTACTCAAGCTAGAATTGCCCAAAAAGAGCAGGCTGCAAAAGATGTAGAAAAGAAGATTGAAAGACTAATTAGGGAAAATCAGCAACAAAACGTAGTAAATGCAACTGGGCAGTTTATATGGCCTGTGCCAGGCTATGGATTTGATTGGGTTACCTCACCTTATGGCTATAGAAACCATCCAATATCAGGTGGACAACGGTTACATACTGGTATAGATATTGGTATCCCTCGTGCACGATGGGCTGGTTCTCCTGGTTTTAATGGTAACCCGGTGGATATTGTAGCTGCTGATGGTGGTGTTGTTGTACATGCAGGTGGTAATAGGAGCGTTGGTTATGGTCTTTATGTAATAATTGACCATGGTGGTGGAAAATCCACTTTATATGCTCATATGCATAATATTTCCGTAAATGTTGGGCAAGAAGTGTCTCAGGGCCAAAGTATTGGACATGTAGGTTCTACAGGAGCATCAACGGGACCACATCTTCACTATGAAATAAGAATAAATGGCCAACACACTAACCCTATGAATTATTATTAA
- a CDS encoding S41 family peptidase yields MQKQWKIAFLVLALVVTHIATFSIGYSITQQGYSETDGVNGDISFDSDFNEKTMEIIEVIENNFFGEYDVDEIEEAVYRELVAALDDPYSEYMSVDDIDNFGRSYGQSYGGIGVEVTMHEDRVTVVVPMAGSPGEEAGLLPGDQIVEVDSKNVEGKGLSEVVDKILGEPDTEVQLGIVREGVEGIVDFEITRGIIDQTAVESKMLGDRLGYIELTRFSEGSHNEFLEHLDDLKKENMEQLILDLRGNPGGGLNEVLEIGQYLVPEGKIVYIEDKHGNRIGTYTSDLKERDFDMVVLIDENSASASEILAGALKDHNAATIIGANTYGKGSVQNIIDLDDGSAVKLTVSNFFTPSGNIIDGVGVAPDIEVEQVEGGNYPPLRYTGSLSLEETGAQVMVLQNILEFLGYQSGVYGTFDSDTEEGVKQFQNDNELEATGVVNLEVAEKLNEVLEKEQRDNDKQLNEAIDYFK; encoded by the coding sequence ATGCAAAAACAATGGAAAATAGCCTTTTTAGTATTAGCTTTGGTTGTAACTCATATAGCTACTTTTTCAATAGGGTACAGTATAACTCAACAAGGGTACTCCGAAACTGATGGTGTAAATGGTGATATATCATTCGATTCGGATTTTAACGAAAAGACCATGGAAATTATTGAAGTTATTGAAAATAACTTTTTTGGTGAGTATGATGTGGATGAGATTGAAGAAGCTGTTTATAGAGAATTAGTTGCAGCTTTAGACGATCCTTATAGTGAGTACATGAGTGTAGATGACATAGATAACTTTGGTAGGAGTTATGGTCAAAGTTATGGTGGAATTGGTGTGGAAGTAACTATGCATGAAGATAGAGTAACTGTTGTAGTTCCTATGGCTGGAAGTCCTGGTGAAGAAGCAGGGCTGTTGCCAGGAGATCAAATAGTTGAAGTTGATAGTAAAAACGTGGAAGGTAAGGGATTGTCGGAAGTTGTTGATAAAATTTTAGGAGAACCAGATACCGAAGTGCAATTAGGAATAGTAAGAGAAGGTGTGGAAGGAATAGTTGATTTTGAGATAACTAGAGGTATAATAGATCAGACCGCAGTGGAGTCAAAAATGCTTGGCGATAGATTAGGATATATAGAATTAACCAGGTTTAGTGAAGGCTCTCATAATGAGTTTTTAGAGCACTTAGATGATTTGAAAAAAGAGAATATGGAACAGCTGATTTTAGATTTAAGGGGAAATCCCGGTGGTGGACTAAATGAAGTGCTAGAAATTGGTCAATATTTAGTGCCGGAAGGAAAAATTGTTTATATAGAAGATAAGCACGGTAATAGAATAGGAACGTATACTTCAGATTTAAAGGAAAGAGACTTCGATATGGTTGTTCTTATTGATGAAAACAGTGCCAGCGCTTCAGAAATTTTGGCAGGTGCTTTAAAGGACCATAATGCTGCTACCATTATTGGAGCTAATACTTATGGTAAAGGATCAGTTCAGAACATCATTGACTTAGATGATGGATCAGCAGTTAAGTTAACAGTTTCTAACTTTTTTACTCCTTCGGGAAATATAATCGATGGTGTTGGAGTTGCTCCAGATATTGAAGTAGAACAAGTAGAGGGAGGTAACTATCCTCCTTTAAGATATACTGGTAGCCTCAGCTTAGAAGAAACTGGTGCTCAAGTTATGGTCTTGCAGAACATATTGGAATTCTTAGGATACCAGTCAGGTGTGTATGGAACTTTTGACTCTGATACTGAAGAGGGTGTTAAGCAATTTCAAAATGACAATGAGTTGGAAGCTACTGGAGTGGTAAATTTAGAAGTTGCTGAAAAATTAAACGAAGTTTTAGAAAAAGAACAAAGGGATAATGATAAGCAATTAAACGAAGCTATTGACTATTTTAAGTAA